Proteins encoded in a region of the Candidatus Margulisiibacteriota bacterium genome:
- the argJ gene encoding bifunctional glutamate N-acetyltransferase/amino-acid acetyltransferase ArgJ yields the protein MSLPKGYLAAGVACGLKKSGKSDLAMIFSEVPANAAAVFTTNQVKAAPVIVSIKHIHRGIAQAIVANAGNANCWTGAKGLRDAYEMASLTAAQLGIEPEKVLVTSTGSIGHPLPMDKVCKGIKTASLKLSKDGLSAAARAIMTTDLKEKRITVKVGKYSVSGIAKGSGMIAPTMATMHAFIVTDAAVDQQILQQVVKAASEKSFNMVSVDNCMSTNDCVFLLANGMSGVKVKGAAVKKFAQVVEKVCIYLAKEIARDGEGATKLLEIRAKGARNNAEAKTAVKALINSFLLKAAVYGQDRNFGRILQALGSTSIDINWEKFKWSWEMKAKQDVITIDLKAGKGEAIGWGCDLTEDYVKINADYHT from the coding sequence ATGAGCCTGCCGAAAGGTTATCTAGCCGCCGGGGTTGCCTGCGGACTTAAAAAATCGGGGAAGAGCGACCTGGCGATGATCTTTTCCGAAGTCCCGGCCAATGCCGCCGCTGTCTTTACCACTAACCAGGTCAAAGCGGCCCCGGTCATCGTCTCCATTAAACACATTCACCGGGGGATCGCTCAAGCAATAGTTGCCAACGCCGGGAACGCCAACTGTTGGACCGGCGCCAAAGGGTTGCGCGACGCTTACGAAATGGCGAGCTTGACTGCCGCCCAGCTGGGGATCGAACCGGAGAAAGTTCTGGTCACCTCGACCGGATCGATCGGCCATCCTCTGCCGATGGACAAAGTCTGCAAAGGGATCAAAACCGCTTCGCTAAAACTTTCCAAAGACGGGTTAAGCGCCGCCGCCCGGGCGATCATGACGACCGACCTCAAGGAAAAACGGATCACTGTGAAGGTCGGCAAGTATTCCGTCTCCGGCATCGCCAAAGGTTCGGGGATGATCGCCCCGACTATGGCGACGATGCACGCCTTTATTGTTACTGATGCCGCGGTTGACCAGCAGATCCTCCAGCAGGTCGTCAAAGCGGCGAGCGAAAAATCGTTTAATATGGTCTCGGTTGATAACTGCATGTCGACCAACGATTGCGTTTTTCTCCTGGCCAACGGGATGTCGGGTGTGAAAGTAAAAGGGGCGGCCGTTAAAAAGTTCGCCCAGGTGGTGGAGAAAGTTTGTATCTACCTTGCCAAAGAGATCGCCCGCGACGGCGAAGGGGCGACCAAATTGCTTGAAATCCGGGCCAAGGGCGCCCGAAATAATGCCGAGGCCAAAACCGCGGTCAAAGCGCTGATCAACTCGTTCTTGCTGAAAGCGGCGGTTTACGGGCAAGACCGAAACTTCGGCCGGATCCTCCAGGCGCTCGGCTCGACCAGCATCGACATAAACTGGGAAAAGTTCAAATGGAGCTGGGAGATGAAGGCCAAGCAGGATGTCATTACGATCGATCTGAAGGCGGGGAAAGGCGAAGCGATCGGCTGGGGTTGCGACCTGACCGAAGATTACGTGAAGATCAACGCTGATTATCATACTTAA
- the argC gene encoding N-acetyl-gamma-glutamyl-phosphate reductase: MIKVGIIGASGYAGMSVLQILLQHPEVKVEWLMSSERSSGQKISDLYPHLTGECDLTMVDLNDLDKYLGAIDVVFISLPHGIALNHVPKILAAGKKVIDLGADYRFNDEAVFKAWYHVEHTDKNLLKEAVFGLPEIYRNEIKKARLIGNPGCYPTASLLGLAPLVKNKLVDNSAIIIDAKSGVSGAGRGTTLKTHFCERNEGIEAYSVTTHRHMGEIEYQAIKIAGDQGLKTTFVPHLVPMNRGILATIYGKVKQPTTKQQLTTMFKDFYKDEPFIRVLEGKTPNTKYVAGTNYCDLGVDYNEATGQVIVMSAIDNLMKGAASQAVQNFNLVCGFAEGTALKRLALFP; encoded by the coding sequence ATGATTAAAGTAGGTATTATAGGCGCGAGCGGTTATGCCGGGATGTCGGTTTTGCAGATCCTGCTGCAACACCCGGAAGTGAAAGTCGAATGGCTGATGTCGAGTGAGCGGAGCAGCGGCCAGAAGATCAGCGATCTCTATCCGCATCTGACCGGCGAGTGCGATCTGACGATGGTTGACCTCAACGACCTGGACAAATATCTTGGCGCCATTGACGTTGTCTTTATTTCGCTTCCGCACGGGATTGCCCTGAACCATGTCCCCAAGATCTTAGCGGCGGGAAAGAAAGTGATCGACCTTGGGGCCGATTATCGCTTCAACGACGAAGCGGTCTTTAAGGCCTGGTATCACGTCGAGCATACCGACAAAAACCTGCTGAAAGAAGCGGTCTTCGGCCTGCCGGAAATTTATCGGAACGAGATCAAAAAAGCTCGGCTGATCGGTAACCCGGGCTGTTACCCGACCGCCTCACTGCTCGGCTTGGCGCCATTGGTTAAAAACAAATTAGTGGATAACAGCGCCATTATTATCGACGCCAAATCCGGGGTCTCCGGCGCCGGCCGGGGGACGACCCTCAAGACCCACTTTTGCGAACGGAACGAGGGGATCGAAGCTTATTCGGTCACCACTCACCGCCATATGGGAGAGATAGAGTACCAGGCGATCAAGATCGCGGGGGATCAGGGGCTCAAGACGACCTTTGTGCCGCACCTGGTCCCGATGAACCGGGGGATCTTGGCGACGATCTATGGGAAAGTCAAACAACCAACTACCAAACAACAACTAACAACAATGTTTAAAGATTTTTATAAAGATGAGCCGTTCATCCGGGTGTTAGAAGGGAAAACACCCAACACCAAGTATGTCGCCGGGACCAATTACTGCGATCTCGGTGTCGACTACAACGAAGCGACCGGGCAAGTGATCGTCATGTCGGCGATCGACAACCTGATGAAAGGGGCGGCGAGCCAGGCGGTCCAGAACTTCAACCTGGTTTGCGGCTTCGCGGAAGGGACCGCCTTAAAACGGCTGGCCTTGTTCCCATGA
- the amrA gene encoding AmmeMemoRadiSam system protein A has product MSEHPLVALARQTITTYLNEGKVIPPPQQLTPEMRAKAGVFVSLHRRNALRGCIGTFAPTTENVAKEIIQNAISASTEDPRFRPMTADELEGLEISVDVLSAPEPVKSVADLDAKKYGVIVKAGPRRGLLLPDLDGVDTPDEQIAICRQKGGIGKNEPVDLFRFTVTRYH; this is encoded by the coding sequence ATGAGCGAACATCCGCTAGTCGCCCTCGCCAGACAGACGATCACCACTTACTTAAATGAAGGGAAAGTTATCCCCCCGCCTCAACAGTTGACTCCGGAGATGCGGGCCAAAGCGGGCGTTTTTGTGTCGCTCCACCGGCGCAACGCCTTGCGCGGTTGTATCGGGACCTTTGCCCCGACGACGGAGAATGTCGCTAAAGAGATAATCCAGAACGCGATCTCGGCTTCGACCGAAGATCCCCGTTTTAGGCCGATGACTGCCGACGAATTGGAGGGGTTGGAGATCTCCGTCGACGTTCTTTCGGCCCCCGAACCGGTCAAGTCGGTCGCCGATCTAGACGCTAAAAAGTACGGCGTGATCGTCAAAGCGGGACCCCGGCGCGGGCTTCTTCTCCCCGACTTAGACGGAGTGGATACTCCTGACGAACAGATCGCCATTTGCCGTCAAAAAGGTGGCATTGGAAAAAATGAGCCGGTAGACCTTTTCAGATTCACTGTAACAAGGTATCATTAA
- the amrB gene encoding AmmeMemoRadiSam system protein B yields the protein MSVVFGAIMPHPPIIVPAIGKNRLKEADKTKRALEKISQMFKGEEFDTIVVITPHGRVGQASVPVYTSHVFEGNFADFGHPKPSVLYKGDPVLGLAVVKNSNLASALPETILDHGVMVPLHYPTAAGINKPILPIAVAFIPLDKLFQFGKTLAETAKSLDRKILVIASADMSHRLTPDAPSGFSPRGKEFDDKLVSLVSNYDVQGILNFDPALADEAGQDALWSISVLLGALDGQPVKSEVLSYEGPFGVGYMVAALQPCLPAGTAQ from the coding sequence ATGAGTGTAGTTTTTGGCGCGATAATGCCGCATCCGCCGATAATTGTCCCGGCGATCGGTAAAAATCGTTTAAAAGAAGCGGACAAGACTAAACGAGCCCTGGAAAAGATCTCGCAAATGTTCAAAGGGGAAGAGTTTGACACCATCGTCGTCATTACCCCCCATGGGCGGGTCGGGCAAGCTTCGGTCCCCGTCTACACCAGCCACGTCTTTGAAGGAAACTTTGCCGATTTCGGCCACCCCAAACCTTCCGTCCTCTATAAAGGGGACCCGGTTTTGGGACTGGCGGTCGTTAAAAATTCCAACTTAGCGTCGGCCCTGCCGGAAACGATCCTTGATCATGGCGTCATGGTCCCGCTCCATTATCCGACCGCCGCCGGGATCAATAAGCCGATCTTGCCAATCGCGGTTGCTTTCATTCCGTTAGATAAACTTTTCCAATTTGGTAAAACTTTAGCCGAGACCGCGAAAAGCCTGGACCGGAAGATCCTGGTGATCGCTTCCGCCGATATGTCCCACCGCTTGACCCCCGACGCGCCGTCCGGCTTTTCTCCCAGAGGGAAAGAGTTTGACGACAAACTCGTCTCGCTGGTCAGCAATTACGATGTTCAGGGGATCCTCAACTTCGACCCGGCGTTGGCCGACGAAGCGGGACAGGACGCCCTCTGGTCGATTTCCGTCCTCCTCGGCGCCCTCGATGGCCAGCCGGTGAAGTCGGAAGTCCTCTCTTACGAAGGGCCGTTTGGCGTCGGCTATATGGTCGCGGCGCTGCAGCCCTGCCTGCCGGCAGGCACGGCCCAATGA
- a CDS encoding DUF167 family protein: MTEITLELRIVLNADHNELVGSRLYVVEPELNNKVNDIMYDLVAEEYKVKKNKIKIMKGHNSAQKTLKIM; encoded by the coding sequence ATGACCGAAATCACTCTCGAACTAAGGATCGTCTTAAACGCTGACCACAACGAACTAGTCGGCAGCCGACTCTATGTGGTGGAGCCGGAGCTCAACAACAAAGTTAACGACATAATGTACGACTTGGTCGCGGAAGAGTATAAAGTTAAGAAGAATAAAATCAAGATCATGAAAGGTCACAACTCCGCGCAGAAGACGCTGAAGATCATGTAG
- a CDS encoding ORF6N domain-containing protein, which translates to MNDLIPIERIENRIHLIRGQKVMLDRDLAELYGVKTFVLNQAVNRNRERFPDDFMFSLTRQEISNISQIVICSHKGQVDKIKHAKNVNVFTEQGLAMLSGVLHSPRAVQVNIAIMRAFVRLRQVLATNKDLTYLFRELKGKVDRHDKEIGLIIRAIEKMVSTESKPKPKIGFRSE; encoded by the coding sequence ATGAATGATTTAATACCAATTGAAAGGATCGAGAACAGGATCCATTTGATCAGGGGACAAAAGGTGATGCTTGATCGAGACCTAGCCGAACTTTACGGAGTGAAAACATTCGTTTTAAACCAAGCGGTCAATCGAAACCGTGAAAGGTTCCCGGATGACTTCATGTTTTCCTTGACTAGACAGGAAATATCAAACATATCACAAATTGTGATATGTTCCCACAAAGGGCAGGTTGATAAAATCAAGCATGCCAAGAATGTAAATGTTTTCACTGAACAAGGCCTAGCTATGCTCTCCGGGGTTCTTCATAGCCCCAGAGCGGTACAAGTAAATATTGCCATCATGCGAGCTTTCGTCCGTCTCCGCCAGGTTCTCGCTACCAATAAGGACCTAACCTATCTATTTCGGGAACTGAAGGGGAAAGTTGACCGACACGATAAAGAGATCGGGCTAATCATTCGAGCGATCGAGAAGATGGTCTCTACTGAAAGTAAACCGAAGCCCAAAATTGGGTTTAGGAGCGAATAA
- a CDS encoding very short patch repair endonuclease: MGKHKITNKEDKAQRSKVMAAVKSRGNVSTELKMEKLLRFNRLKGWRKHKNIVGTPDFVWEKNKVALFVDGCFWHKCPYCFRRPKSNLAYWTKKIESNIKRDCKTNKALRLAGWNVIRVWECKINQCGTITRIRKALRRSINI; this comes from the coding sequence GTGGGTAAGCATAAAATAACCAATAAGGAAGACAAAGCACAACGGTCAAAAGTAATGGCGGCCGTTAAATCGCGAGGAAATGTTTCCACCGAGTTGAAGATGGAAAAATTGTTGCGTTTTAATAGGTTGAAAGGTTGGAGAAAACATAAAAACATTGTTGGGACGCCAGATTTTGTTTGGGAAAAAAATAAGGTTGCGCTTTTTGTTGATGGATGTTTTTGGCACAAATGCCCATATTGTTTTAGACGGCCAAAAAGTAATTTGGCTTATTGGACTAAAAAAATTGAGTCTAATATAAAGCGTGATTGCAAGACTAATAAGGCGTTGCGCTTGGCGGGATGGAATGTTATTCGCGTGTGGGAATGTAAAATTAACCAATGCGGAACCATTACGCGAATAAGAAAGGCATTACGAAGGTCAATTAACATATGA
- the dcm gene encoding DNA (cytosine-5-)-methyltransferase has product MSRKLKEFTFIDLFSGIGGFHIAASDNGGHCVFSSEIDVEAAKTYEENFCLKPQGDITKIKSKDIPNHDLLCAGFPCQPFSIIGNRMGFDDMRGTLFFEIARILKDKKPPMIILENVKQLATHDNKKTITRILECLEEIGYKTYWKVLNALDYGLPQRRERTIIVGFLNHDVAYFWPAKIEKYTPLEKLLDKEVDRRHYVSPMIREKRKKSHQTSLKVSIWHENKGGNVSSHPYSCALRANASYNYLLVNGERRLTPREMLRLQGFPEKHKIVCSDAYARKQAGNAVPVPMIRFVIKEILNAQAKAEGLKKKQAI; this is encoded by the coding sequence ATGAGTAGAAAATTGAAAGAGTTTACATTTATTGATTTGTTTTCTGGCATAGGCGGATTTCATATAGCAGCATCGGATAATGGTGGACACTGTGTCTTTTCCAGTGAGATAGATGTTGAAGCTGCAAAAACATATGAAGAAAACTTTTGTTTAAAGCCCCAAGGGGATATTACAAAGATAAAATCAAAGGATATTCCAAATCATGATTTGTTGTGTGCTGGTTTTCCTTGCCAACCCTTTAGTATTATTGGCAATAGGATGGGATTTGATGATATGCGAGGGACCTTGTTTTTTGAAATAGCCAGAATATTAAAGGATAAAAAGCCCCCTATGATTATCCTGGAAAATGTCAAACAATTAGCGACCCACGACAATAAAAAAACTATTACTAGAATTTTAGAATGCTTAGAAGAAATTGGATACAAAACTTATTGGAAAGTGCTTAACGCTTTGGATTATGGCTTGCCTCAAAGAAGAGAGAGAACAATAATTGTTGGGTTTCTCAACCATGACGTAGCGTATTTTTGGCCTGCAAAAATTGAGAAATACACCCCGCTTGAAAAATTATTAGATAAGGAAGTTGATAGGCGACATTACGTCAGTCCGATGATAAGAGAAAAAAGGAAGAAATCGCATCAAACAAGTTTAAAAGTGTCTATTTGGCATGAGAACAAAGGTGGAAATGTTTCCAGCCATCCATATTCATGCGCATTGCGCGCGAATGCTTCTTATAACTATCTTCTGGTAAATGGAGAAAGGCGATTAACACCAAGAGAGATGTTGAGATTGCAAGGTTTCCCTGAAAAACATAAGATAGTTTGTTCTGATGCATATGCGAGGAAGCAAGCGGGCAACGCTGTTCCCGTTCCAATGATTAGATTTGTTATAAAGGAGATTTTAAATGCTCAAGCCAAGGCTGAGGGACTCAAAAAAAAGCAGGCAATCTAG
- a CDS encoding virulence protein RhuM/Fic/DOC family protein: MRRRRNNKVIYQGPTGSLELKADDENETIWATQAQIAKLFSVERSVITKHVRNILKDKELDQEQVCANFAHTASDGKVYDVKFYNLDVVLAVGYRANSAKAIAFRQWATRTLRDHLLKGYTINRKRIAKNYDSFMKAVESVRSLLPTSSKVETADILELIKLFAGTWFSLAAYDRGSFGQGKVTRKKVAIAASELTAGIERLKGELKKKGEASDLFALERGGSSLEGIVGNVMQTFDGKDLYPSLEEKAAHLLYFVVKSHPFADGNKRSGAFAFVWFLRHAGILDVRRLTPTALTALTLLIAESHPREKEKMTGLVAMLLRR, translated from the coding sequence ATGCGGAGAAGGAGAAATAACAAAGTCATCTACCAGGGGCCGACTGGTTCCCTGGAGCTAAAAGCGGATGACGAGAATGAGACAATTTGGGCGACCCAGGCACAGATCGCGAAGCTTTTTAGTGTTGAGCGATCGGTTATAACAAAGCATGTTCGTAACATATTAAAAGATAAAGAGCTCGACCAGGAGCAAGTATGTGCAAATTTTGCACATACTGCCAGTGACGGTAAAGTATATGACGTAAAATTTTATAATTTGGATGTTGTTTTAGCGGTTGGTTATCGGGCTAATTCCGCCAAGGCCATTGCTTTTCGCCAGTGGGCAACTAGGACATTAAGGGATCATCTTCTTAAGGGTTACACTATCAACCGCAAACGGATCGCTAAAAACTACGATTCCTTTATGAAAGCAGTGGAGAGCGTCCGATCTCTACTGCCCACCTCTTCTAAAGTGGAAACGGCCGACATTCTTGAGCTGATCAAGCTATTTGCCGGGACTTGGTTTTCGCTGGCGGCATACGATCGGGGGAGTTTTGGCCAGGGGAAGGTGACTAGGAAGAAGGTTGCGATCGCGGCTAGTGAATTGACTGCCGGGATCGAGAGGCTGAAGGGGGAGCTGAAGAAAAAGGGGGAAGCGAGCGATCTTTTTGCCTTGGAGCGCGGCGGTAGTTCTCTTGAGGGGATTGTTGGGAATGTGATGCAAACCTTTGACGGAAAAGATCTTTACCCGAGCTTGGAAGAAAAAGCGGCGCATTTACTATATTTTGTGGTAAAAAGCCATCCTTTCGCGGATGGGAACAAAAGGAGCGGGGCTTTTGCCTTTGTCTGGTTCTTGCGCCACGCCGGAATCCTTGATGTGCGGCGGCTGACGCCGACGGCTTTGACCGCGCTGACCCTCCTTATAGCCGAAAGCCACCCTAGGGAGAAAGAAAAGATGACCGGGCTGGTAGCGATGCTTTTGAGAAGATAA
- the glmM gene encoding phosphoglucosamine mutase has translation MALKISISGVRGTIPDSLTPELCLDFAKAFGTYTNGGTIVIGIDPRPSSEYIKGILYAGLLSAGCKVIDIGIAPTPTVGIMTKLLRADGGIVVTASHNPLPWNGIKFMTPEGLFLNEKKAAKLIDLYEKKKFRVAVPQTVESNDQAIALHIKKVLKVVDVNLIRKKKFRVALDGCNGAGSIALVELLKKLGCVVYPINCNVLLPFPHNPEPVPENITELIGYVQAKKADVGFVVDADADRLAIVADGGFAIGEELTLALAAASILEAAPNAKARKHTIVTNLSTSRVVDDVAKSHGAKVVRTKIGEIHVVEEIIRQEAIIGGEGNGGVIFPQVGYNRDSLAGIALILHYMAKSGQPLSKLAKSLPQYVMIKSKVDCNSQFEVTEWLEKVKKSFAGEEMVIKDGIKVVFPDAWVHVRASNTEPIIRIMAEAPTREAAEELIKRITG, from the coding sequence ATGGCACTAAAAATCTCGATCTCCGGCGTGCGCGGCACGATCCCGGATTCCCTCACCCCCGAGCTTTGCCTCGACTTCGCCAAGGCCTTCGGGACCTACACTAACGGCGGTACAATTGTTATAGGGATCGACCCCCGTCCGTCGTCAGAATACATTAAAGGGATCCTCTACGCCGGGCTTCTTTCAGCTGGTTGTAAAGTAATAGATATCGGCATCGCCCCGACCCCCACTGTTGGGATCATGACCAAACTCCTCCGCGCCGACGGCGGAATTGTAGTCACTGCCTCCCATAACCCACTCCCTTGGAACGGGATCAAGTTCATGACCCCCGAAGGGTTGTTCCTCAACGAGAAAAAAGCGGCCAAGCTGATCGACCTCTACGAGAAAAAGAAGTTCCGCGTCGCCGTCCCGCAAACCGTTGAATCCAACGACCAGGCAATCGCCCTTCACATTAAAAAGGTCCTTAAAGTCGTCGACGTCAACCTGATCCGTAAAAAGAAATTCCGCGTCGCCTTAGACGGTTGTAACGGCGCCGGCTCCATCGCCCTGGTCGAGCTTCTCAAAAAACTCGGCTGCGTCGTCTACCCGATCAATTGCAATGTCTTGCTCCCCTTCCCGCACAACCCGGAACCGGTCCCCGAAAACATTACCGAGCTTATCGGCTACGTCCAGGCCAAAAAAGCCGATGTCGGCTTTGTCGTCGACGCCGACGCCGACCGCCTCGCCATTGTCGCCGACGGCGGCTTCGCCATCGGTGAAGAATTGACCCTCGCTTTGGCCGCCGCTTCGATCCTCGAAGCCGCCCCTAACGCCAAAGCCCGTAAACATACCATTGTCACCAACCTCTCGACCAGCCGAGTAGTGGATGATGTCGCCAAGAGCCACGGCGCCAAGGTCGTTCGGACCAAGATCGGCGAGATCCATGTGGTGGAAGAAATTATCCGGCAGGAAGCAATAATCGGCGGCGAAGGGAACGGCGGGGTCATTTTCCCGCAGGTCGGCTACAACCGGGACAGCCTGGCCGGGATCGCCCTCATCCTCCATTATATGGCCAAGAGCGGCCAGCCCCTCTCCAAGCTCGCCAAAAGCCTCCCCCAGTACGTCATGATCAAGAGCAAAGTCGACTGTAACAGTCAGTTCGAGGTCACAGAGTGGCTGGAAAAGGTCAAAAAGAGCTTTGCGGGTGAAGAAATGGTCATCAAAGACGGGATCAAAGTCGTTTTCCCCGATGCCTGGGTCCACGTCCGGGCCTCCAACACCGAGCCAATCATCAGAATAATGGCCGAAGCCCCGACCAGAGAGGCGGCCGAAGAGTTAATTAAAAGAATTACCGGTTAG
- a CDS encoding cation transporter, with protein sequence MNIKVLWNIALSLAIVTVFYNIIEGLVSIYFGYTDQTLTLLGFGIDSFVEVLSGIGVWHMIVRIKRNDQERDSFEKTALKITGISFYLLTIGLILTVAYNIYIDHKPITTSWGIIISVISILTMVFLMKAKMFVGERLSSDAIIADANCTKTCVYLSVILLVSSVLYELFKVGYIDSLGTIGIAYYAFMEGRESIDKSKGKECCGSCRS encoded by the coding sequence ATGAATATAAAAGTTTTATGGAATATCGCCTTATCGCTGGCGATCGTCACCGTTTTTTATAATATTATTGAAGGGTTGGTCTCGATCTATTTTGGTTATACCGACCAGACGCTGACCCTTCTTGGTTTTGGGATCGATTCTTTTGTCGAAGTCTTATCCGGGATCGGCGTCTGGCATATGATTGTCCGGATCAAAAGGAACGACCAAGAGCGGGACAGTTTTGAAAAAACTGCCTTAAAAATAACGGGGATCTCTTTTTATCTCTTGACCATCGGCTTGATCTTAACGGTTGCCTACAATATTTATATCGACCATAAGCCGATAACCACATCTTGGGGGATAATAATCTCCGTCATTTCAATATTAACGATGGTTTTTTTAATGAAGGCCAAGATGTTTGTGGGGGAGAGGCTTTCCTCCGACGCGATTATCGCCGACGCCAATTGCACCAAGACCTGCGTTTATTTGTCGGTAATTCTGCTCGTCTCCAGTGTTTTGTATGAACTCTTCAAGGTCGGCTATATCGATTCTCTTGGGACGATAGGGATCGCCTACTATGCTTTTATGGAAGGGAGAGAGTCGATCGATAAATCAAAAGGGAAAGAGTGCTGCGGCTCGTGTCGCTCCTAA
- a CDS encoding response regulator → MLSNSLVLLSDDADLAAVVREAARENEVYTANSLDSALELIRLRPPRFVIIDNDLKELDGLAAFRQIHLFNTDLKVVMVSSANDIPLAVSAAKIGVADFLKKPFSPPALKEAIERTATRAGLAFIPAKAAWAKGEGLKGLYAEIQRGLALSANILLFGETGIEKKEIAELIHQNSRQRQRQFKVIDLASFRRENLEAYFWTSVQELLALPTATTLQDEDERCGTLYLENFDQLDSGFKMSIFEFFKSRKETLDKTILVIIGTTEKKGALSTLAQEYAQIVIPPLRERKGDLPFILAALIKRYSADHDKPLKGIEPALLEFLAAYDFPGNYRELEGLIEQGVLRSRGEILSLADLAVDFRIYKQVFFKKAKMNGLVSLDDVRRNFEAGLFDFLAHKNGENLGELAKYFDLPRTAIADRIAEQEVEFK, encoded by the coding sequence ATGTTAAGCAACTCTCTGGTCCTACTCTCTGACGATGCCGACCTGGCGGCGGTGGTCCGCGAGGCGGCGCGTGAGAACGAAGTTTACACCGCTAACAGTTTGGATTCGGCGCTCGAACTGATCCGGCTTCGCCCCCCGCGTTTTGTGATCATCGACAACGACCTTAAAGAGCTGGACGGCTTAGCCGCTTTCCGCCAAATTCATCTCTTCAATACCGACCTGAAAGTGGTGATGGTCTCTTCCGCCAACGACATCCCATTAGCGGTCTCGGCCGCCAAGATCGGCGTCGCCGACTTCCTGAAAAAACCATTCAGTCCCCCGGCGTTAAAAGAAGCGATCGAGCGGACCGCGACCAGGGCGGGGCTCGCCTTTATCCCGGCCAAAGCGGCTTGGGCCAAAGGGGAAGGGCTCAAAGGGCTTTACGCCGAGATCCAGCGGGGCCTGGCTTTGTCGGCCAATATTCTCCTGTTCGGCGAGACCGGGATCGAAAAAAAAGAGATCGCCGAACTGATCCACCAAAACAGCCGCCAGCGCCAGCGGCAATTTAAAGTCATCGACCTGGCCTCTTTCCGCCGGGAAAACCTGGAAGCGTATTTCTGGACTTCGGTCCAGGAACTGTTAGCTTTGCCGACCGCGACGACCCTGCAGGACGAAGACGAACGGTGCGGGACTTTGTACCTCGAGAATTTTGACCAGCTTGATTCCGGCTTTAAGATGTCGATCTTCGAATTCTTTAAGAGCCGGAAAGAGACCCTCGACAAGACGATTTTAGTGATAATAGGGACGACGGAGAAGAAAGGAGCCCTTTCCACGCTGGCCCAGGAATACGCGCAGATCGTGATCCCCCCTTTGCGGGAACGGAAAGGGGATCTCCCGTTCATTCTGGCCGCCCTGATCAAGCGCTACAGTGCCGACCACGACAAGCCGCTCAAAGGGATAGAACCGGCCCTTTTAGAATTTCTGGCCGCCTATGATTTTCCCGGCAACTACCGGGAACTTGAAGGACTTATTGAACAAGGAGTCTTGCGGAGCCGGGGAGAGATCTTGTCCCTGGCCGACCTGGCAGTAGATTTTCGGATTTACAAACAGGTCTTCTTTAAAAAAGCGAAGATGAACGGCCTGGTCAGCTTAGACGATGTCCGCCGGAATTTTGAAGCCGGGCTTTTTGATTTCCTGGCGCATAAGAACGGCGAGAACCTGGGTGAACTGGCCAAATATTTTGACCTGCCGAGGACGGCGATTGCTGATCGGATCGCCGAACAAGAAGTAGAGTTCAAATGA